In Sphingobacterium sp. R2, the genomic stretch GATGCTCCAAATTCTTACAAAAAAAAGGATTATTAGTGTTAATTAATGTAAATGGACGATCTTCACACAGAAGTTACAATAGATAACTCTAAAATTATTTGTACTTTCGGCTATTTTAAAGACGGAACATGCTATTATCATATTATCAGGAAGAGTGCATAGAGGCTGGCTGTGACGAAGCGGGTCGGGGTTGTTTGGCAGGACCTGTTTTCGCTGCCGCGGTAATTTTTCCGACAGACTATCATCACGAGCTACTTAATGATTCCAAACAACTAAGCGAGAAAAAAAGAATGGCGCTACGGCCAATTATTGAACGTGAAGCCCTTGCTTATGCAGTTGCCAGTGTCTCTGCTGAAGAGATCGATCGCATAAATATTCACAATGCGAGCTACTTAGCGATGCACAAGGCTCTTGATCTCTTGAAGACAAAAGCGGAGTATATCATTGTCGATGGCAATAGGTTTATTCCTTATCAGCAAATTCCGCATACTTGTATTGTCAAGGGAGATGGCAAGTACCTATCCATCGCAGCAGCTTCAATTCTGGCCAAAACTTATCGCGATGAGTATATGAACAACATCGCATTAGCTTATCCAGATTACGACTGGCTCAACAACAAAGGGTATCCTACAATTAAGCACAGAACAGCTGTATTGGCACACGGCTCTACACCACATCATAGAAAGAGCTTTAGAATAACCGATCCACAGCTCAAATTATTCTAAAGCTCTAACATGCATAAAAAGGAACAGCTTTAAACCGCTGTTTCCTTTTGATTTCGTTTAAAGGTGAGATAAACCGCTGCTCCTATTCCTGCAACCAGAATGAAGGAGGAGATCAGAGTCAATAGATTACCCATTTTGTGCGACTCTGGATCAAAGATGAATTCAACTTTATGTTGACCTGCCGGCAACTGTAACGCTCTCAGGATATAGTCGGCACGAATGATAGGCGTTTCCTTCCCATCCACATATGCTTTCCATCCTTTATCATAAAATACTTCCGAAAATACAGCAAATGCATCATTTGTTGCAGTATATTCATATTGCATTTTATCTGGATGGTAAGACGTTAGCTTGATTTGGCCAGTTGTTGAAGCACTTGAAGTCTTCGCCTTAATTTCATTCTGATATTGTTGATTGACGAAAGCCTCTTTACGCGGATCAAAAGAACTGATTGCTTGCATTTCTTCCGCATTCCCTTTTACAAAATTCACCTTATCCACAAACCATGCATTTCCTGCGGCTGTACTTCTTCTAACAATACGCTGGGACTGATTCTGAGGATCTGTCGTAATCAAATAACGTACGTTAAACATGTCTAGAACATCTTCATTCAGAGCCCCATTAAATTGATTTTCCAAAATTTCCTGAAAGCGCATCAATTTTGCCGCATGATATCCACCCAGTGATTTATGGAAATAAGAGGGGCGCGCATCCGAAAATGGATCAGACGTCAGATCAAGTACGCGATAACTTAGATCTTTATCCATTAATATCAATTGATCTACCTCACGTTGCTGGAACACCTGTTGTGCAGTAGTTCCTTTATCCATAAACGATTTATCATTTAAGAAACGTTTATCAATACTCCATAAATCAAACAGGAACAACACCAATAATGCCCCTAATAACATCCCCTCGCTTAACTTTTTCTTTAGAAATACCCATACAAAACCGAATGTTAATAGGATGATAAAAAAGGAACGATAGGCATCTTTGCTCGCAATATCTTTGCGGTCTAGTACCAACTGGTTTGCTAATTCTGTTGCAAAGGCTTTATCGCCTATATTGTGCTCGAGCATCTCTATCAGATTGCTATGTCCGGCATTTCTAAAGTTTAAAAATAGATCGGGCATAATAGCAATCAACAAACAGAACCCACCAACTCCGATAAAGGTATACAGTACTTTTTTATCTAAGTTGGGGATTTCCTTAGCACGTATCAACAGCTCGTTGACAGCCATAATTGCCATCATAGGCACCGTAATAGAAACCAAAACCAAGATGGATTCAACCGCCCTAAACTTATTATACATGGGGAAGTAATCAAAGAAAAGATCCGATACGAGTGTAAAATTTCTTCCAAATGAAAGCAACAATGCTAGAATGGTTGTTGCCAAAATCCACCACTTAAACCGGTCTTTGACAATAACGAGACCTAAAACAAATAGGAAAAAGATCCCAGCGCCAAAATACCATGGCCCTGAGGTAAAGCGCTTATCGCCCCAATAGGTTGGCATGCCTTCTGCAAACTGCCCCGCCTGGACTTCCGAGACTCCTCCTTTTTCCATTAAAAATTTAGCCACGTGTGACTTCTCGTTCAACTGCCCGCCAGTCGAGCCGCCATAGGCATTAGGAATCAAAAAGGTAATCGTCTCACCAATTCCTTGGCTCCACTCATAAGCATACTCTTTATCAAGTCCCTTCTCTTTGGTATTGGCATTATCCACCTTTGTGATATTGGCATGCCCACGGGTACTTAATTTACTATACTCCCAGGTAGGTAATAAAATAGACGCATTGACCATCAAAGCAATGACGACTGCCAAAACCTGCCTCCCGGAGGCAATAAAAAATGCCCTCAGTTGATTTTGTTTCAGCGCATCTATGAATGTAAAAATCACATATACCATAAGAAGCATCAACAGATAATAGGTAGTTTGCAAGTGATTAACACGAATTTCAAGGGAGAGAAACAAGGCTAATAATACAGGTCCCCACAACTTACTCCCGCGATAACACATAATGACGGCGGCTATAACAGGCGGAATAAATGCAATTGCATTTGCACGAGTGATGTGCCCGGCCTCAATATAGATAAAATTGTAGGATGTAAAAGCAATGGCTACAGCGCCAACCGCAGCCAGCCAGGGCTTGATGCGTAACACGCTAAAGAGAAAATAAGCT encodes the following:
- a CDS encoding ribonuclease HII; translation: MLLSYYQEECIEAGCDEAGRGCLAGPVFAAAVIFPTDYHHELLNDSKQLSEKKRMALRPIIEREALAYAVASVSAEEIDRINIHNASYLAMHKALDLLKTKAEYIIVDGNRFIPYQQIPHTCIVKGDGKYLSIAAASILAKTYRDEYMNNIALAYPDYDWLNNKGYPTIKHRTAVLAHGSTPHHRKSFRITDPQLKLF
- a CDS encoding YfhO family protein, giving the protein MKNWFKANSAHLIVIAIFIVLVFFYFTPVWQGKTLAQSDVVQAQAAQKELFDFKAKDGQAPLWTNSMFGGMPTYQIWQENENNIGTYFLKAVKFAFPSPMDTVLFYLLGAYFLFSVLRIKPWLAAVGAVAIAFTSYNFIYIEAGHITRANAIAFIPPVIAAVIMCYRGSKLWGPVLLALFLSLEIRVNHLQTTYYLLMLLMVYVIFTFIDALKQNQLRAFFIASGRQVLAVVIALMVNASILLPTWEYSKLSTRGHANITKVDNANTKEKGLDKEYAYEWSQGIGETITFLIPNAYGGSTGGQLNEKSHVAKFLMEKGGVSEVQAGQFAEGMPTYWGDKRFTSGPWYFGAGIFFLFVLGLVIVKDRFKWWILATTILALLLSFGRNFTLVSDLFFDYFPMYNKFRAVESILVLVSITVPMMAIMAVNELLIRAKEIPNLDKKVLYTFIGVGGFCLLIAIMPDLFLNFRNAGHSNLIEMLEHNIGDKAFATELANQLVLDRKDIASKDAYRSFFIILLTFGFVWVFLKKKLSEGMLLGALLVLFLFDLWSIDKRFLNDKSFMDKGTTAQQVFQQREVDQLILMDKDLSYRVLDLTSDPFSDARPSYFHKSLGGYHAAKLMRFQEILENQFNGALNEDVLDMFNVRYLITTDPQNQSQRIVRRSTAAGNAWFVDKVNFVKGNAEEMQAISSFDPRKEAFVNQQYQNEIKAKTSSASTTGQIKLTSYHPDKMQYEYTATNDAFAVFSEVFYDKGWKAYVDGKETPIIRADYILRALQLPAGQHKVEFIFDPESHKMGNLLTLISSFILVAGIGAAVYLTFKRNQKETAV